In Sphingobacteriaceae bacterium, the following proteins share a genomic window:
- a CDS encoding hemolysin, which yields MQKIIDPVSKEALLDELTRERYVRKANNGNNEIYIITQHNAPNVMREIGRLREVTFRHAGGGTGKEIDIDEFDTSSHPYQQLLVWNPEDKELVGAYRFILCKDAEFVNGKVNLATTELFEFSEKFYKEYLNETIELGRSFIQPLYQPGENRRKGLFSLDNLWDGLGALVIDNPSQKHFYGKVTMYTDFNVTARDYILAFMQHYFPDKDRLVWPIHSIEKKTNTDAFVELLKGQPYKEGHAILHKHVHELGENIPPLVNAYMNLSPTMKSFGTAINPTFGGVEETGILVTIRDVYDSKKERHFNSYLLEKGLRSLNGN from the coding sequence ATGCAAAAGATCATTGACCCAGTAAGCAAGGAAGCCTTGTTAGACGAACTAACCAGGGAGCGTTACGTTCGAAAGGCCAATAATGGAAACAACGAAATTTATATTATCACTCAGCACAATGCGCCGAATGTTATGCGGGAGATTGGAAGGTTACGTGAAGTAACATTTCGTCACGCGGGTGGAGGAACCGGCAAAGAAATTGATATTGATGAGTTCGATACAAGTTCTCATCCTTATCAGCAATTGCTTGTTTGGAATCCTGAGGACAAAGAACTTGTTGGTGCCTACAGATTTATTTTATGTAAAGATGCGGAGTTTGTAAATGGCAAAGTAAATCTCGCTACGACAGAACTTTTTGAGTTCAGTGAGAAATTTTATAAAGAGTACCTGAATGAAACCATTGAGTTAGGAAGATCATTTATTCAACCGCTTTATCAACCTGGTGAAAACAGGCGTAAAGGTTTGTTTAGTTTAGATAATCTCTGGGACGGGCTTGGAGCTTTGGTTATAGACAATCCTTCGCAAAAACATTTTTATGGTAAAGTAACCATGTACACCGATTTTAATGTTACTGCCCGCGATTATATTCTTGCATTTATGCAGCATTATTTTCCGGATAAAGACAGATTGGTTTGGCCCATACATTCTATTGAAAAGAAAACAAATACCGATGCTTTTGTAGAGCTACTGAAAGGACAGCCCTACAAAGAGGGACATGCGATTCTTCACAAACATGTGCATGAGCTCGGTGAAAATATTCCGCCTTTAGTAAATGCTTACATGAATTTGAGCCCCACTATGAAGAGCTTCGGAACGGCTATCAATCCAACGTTTGGGGGAGTGGAAGAAACTGGGATATTAGTGACTATCAGAGATGTGTACGATAGTAAAAAAGAGAGACATTTTAATTCATACCTCCTTGAAAAAGGATTAAGAAGTTTAAATGGAAATTAA
- the mraZ gene encoding division/cell wall cluster transcriptional repressor MraZ — translation MTGLIGEYDCKVDAKGRFMFPVDLRKQLEEIFEKGFVINRNLHQKCLVLYPLSEWEKLNKKLSKLNRLIKANDVFVRKFTGGATNVEADNSGRLLVPKSLTDYADIKSDLKVLGSNNVIEIWDKKLYEDFLNQDINIEKLAEDVLGNVNFSDMDDE, via the coding sequence ATGACAGGTTTAATTGGAGAATATGATTGTAAAGTCGACGCAAAAGGTCGCTTCATGTTCCCTGTAGACCTACGGAAACAACTGGAGGAGATCTTTGAAAAAGGCTTTGTTATTAACAGAAATCTTCATCAAAAGTGCCTGGTTTTATACCCATTAAGTGAATGGGAAAAACTGAATAAAAAGTTGAGTAAGCTTAACCGCTTGATAAAAGCGAACGATGTGTTCGTTAGAAAATTTACGGGTGGGGCAACCAATGTGGAAGCAGATAATTCGGGGCGTTTGTTAGTGCCGAAATCTTTAACCGATTACGCCGATATAAAATCCGATCTCAAAGTTTTAGGAAGTAACAATGTGATTGAGATCTGGGATAAAAAATTATATGAAGATTTCCTTAACCAGGATATCAACATTGAAAAATTAGCAGAGGATGTTTTAGGGAATGTAAACTTTAGCGATATGGATGATGAATAA
- a CDS encoding cell division protein: MENKKDILTRTYLTYIFMCVFALGILYRICVIQFMEGDEWRAKAEAFTTKVEDMEAVRGNIFDANGALLATSLPYYEVAVDINAPSITEKFYKDNRDSLTFLLSSLFHDKGPNEYKKILNKARRDKARYVLLKRNVSYKDLQTLKKFPIFRKGKRGGLVTLQTNRRERPFQMLAGRTIGMSRPGVKPVGLEGAFDTVLMGVSGKRLMQKIAGDVWRPINDENEVEPKDGSDLYTTIDINLQDVATHALLKTLQKNEASHGCAILMEVKTGEIKAIANLTKSKGDSVNYNESFNYAIGYPTEPGSTFKLASLLAVIDEYGVSLDELVNVGNGECTFYDKTIRDSHAPESPILTVQRVFETSSNVGVSKLITKYYSKNPQKFADKLNSFHLNKQLGLSIPGEGVPRIPQTKTKYWSGVTLPQLSYGYESLITPLQTLTLYNAVANDGRMVKPRFVKEVRRNGIVVKKFETEVLIEQFVKKETIRKAKKLLEGVVANGSGKALNITAFKVGGKTGTAQIAINGTYGRVGERSYQASFVGYFPAENPLYTCIVVINSPSNGVYYGAAVAGPVFKEIAEKVYSSSLNCIEPVNNHNTLLTKAPDAITAKSNELTQLAQALHVPIKNSDSEKYVRRNKADSTHLALGEINLESQLKKGIMPNLSGLSAKDALFLLENNGFYVRLQGFGSVKKQSVEAGQRFSRGNKIILTLG, translated from the coding sequence TTGGAAAATAAAAAGGATATTTTAACCCGCACCTATCTCACATATATTTTTATGTGTGTATTTGCTCTTGGTATTTTGTATCGCATTTGCGTGATACAATTTATGGAGGGCGATGAGTGGCGTGCGAAAGCAGAAGCCTTCACTACAAAAGTGGAGGATATGGAAGCTGTGCGGGGAAATATTTTTGATGCCAATGGAGCTTTACTGGCTACATCTCTTCCATATTATGAAGTTGCAGTAGATATAAACGCTCCGTCTATTACCGAGAAATTTTATAAGGATAACCGTGACTCTCTCACTTTTTTATTAAGCAGCTTGTTTCATGACAAGGGTCCTAATGAGTATAAAAAAATATTAAATAAAGCCCGCAGAGATAAAGCCCGTTATGTTCTTTTAAAACGCAATGTTTCTTATAAAGATCTGCAGACCCTTAAGAAATTTCCGATTTTCAGAAAAGGAAAACGTGGTGGGCTGGTAACACTGCAGACAAACCGCAGAGAACGTCCCTTTCAAATGTTGGCGGGAAGGACTATTGGTATGTCGCGTCCGGGTGTTAAACCGGTTGGACTCGAAGGTGCTTTTGATACGGTATTAATGGGCGTTAGTGGAAAACGTTTGATGCAGAAAATTGCCGGTGATGTTTGGAGACCGATTAACGATGAAAATGAGGTAGAGCCAAAAGACGGAAGCGATCTTTATACAACGATTGATATAAATCTACAGGACGTTGCAACGCATGCACTTTTAAAAACACTTCAAAAGAATGAGGCCTCTCACGGCTGCGCTATTTTGATGGAAGTAAAGACAGGTGAGATCAAGGCTATCGCAAATCTTACCAAGAGTAAAGGTGATTCTGTGAATTATAACGAAAGCTTTAATTACGCGATCGGTTATCCAACAGAACCGGGATCAACATTTAAACTTGCTTCGCTGTTAGCAGTTATTGATGAATATGGCGTGAGTTTAGATGAGCTTGTAAATGTTGGGAACGGGGAATGCACTTTTTATGATAAAACAATTCGCGATTCACATGCTCCGGAATCGCCCATCCTCACTGTGCAGCGTGTTTTTGAAACTTCGTCTAACGTTGGCGTTTCTAAATTGATCACTAAATACTATTCAAAAAATCCACAGAAGTTTGCGGATAAACTAAATTCTTTTCACCTGAATAAGCAATTAGGATTGTCCATTCCTGGTGAAGGGGTGCCGCGAATTCCGCAGACCAAAACAAAATATTGGTCGGGTGTTACACTGCCGCAACTAAGTTATGGTTACGAGAGTTTAATTACCCCTTTGCAAACTCTAACGCTATACAACGCTGTTGCAAACGATGGTCGTATGGTTAAGCCTCGTTTTGTAAAGGAAGTCAGACGCAATGGAATTGTGGTGAAAAAATTTGAGACCGAAGTCTTAATTGAACAGTTTGTAAAAAAAGAAACGATTCGCAAGGCTAAAAAACTATTGGAAGGTGTAGTAGCGAATGGTTCAGGCAAAGCTTTAAATATTACTGCTTTTAAAGTTGGTGGTAAAACCGGAACGGCACAAATTGCTATAAATGGAACATATGGCAGAGTGGGGGAGCGCAGCTACCAGGCTTCGTTCGTAGGGTACTTTCCAGCGGAAAATCCACTATACACTTGTATCGTTGTTATTAATTCTCCAAGCAATGGTGTTTACTACGGTGCTGCTGTTGCTGGTCCGGTATTTAAAGAGATAGCTGAAAAAGTTTATTCCAGTAGTTTAAATTGTATTGAGCCGGTAAATAATCATAACACTTTGCTTACTAAAGCTCCAGATGCGATCACAGCAAAGTCGAATGAATTAACGCAGCTGGCACAAGCGCTGCATGTTCCGATTAAAAATTCTGATTCTGAAAAATATGTGCGTCGTAATAAAGCAGATTCAACGCACTTGGCTCTGGGAGAAATAAACCTGGAGTCACAATTAAAAAAAGGAATTATGCCTAACCTTTCTGGATTATCTGCGAAAGACGCTTTATTTCTTTTAGAAAACAATGGCTTTTATGTGCGTCTGCAGGGCTTTGGCAGCGTTAAAAAACAAAGTGTAGAAGCTGGACAAAGATTTAGCAGGGGAAATAAGATAATACTGACACTCGGTTAA
- a CDS encoding PadR family transcriptional regulator, with amino-acid sequence MYSSELIKGTLKTIVLKLLADNKKMYGYEITQRVKDLTFEKIQITEGALYPTLHALEADGLVSTELEYIGKRVRKYYSLSASGKTKTKEKVSELEDFMNTMKFLLDIKTV; translated from the coding sequence ATCTATTCTTCCGAATTAATAAAAGGCACACTTAAAACAATCGTTTTAAAATTGCTTGCCGACAATAAAAAAATGTACGGCTATGAAATTACTCAAAGGGTAAAAGATCTGACCTTTGAAAAAATACAGATTACTGAAGGTGCTTTGTATCCAACACTCCACGCATTAGAGGCGGATGGACTTGTATCAACAGAATTGGAATACATCGGTAAACGCGTTCGTAAATATTACAGTTTGAGTGCTTCAGGAAAAACAAAAACTAAAGAAAAAGTCAGCGAGCTTGAAGACTTTATGAATACCATGAAATTTCTGCTGGATATAAAAACAGTATAA
- a CDS encoding phospho-N-acetylmuramoyl-pentapeptide-transferase, protein MLYYLFNYLDRTIDFPGAGVFNYISFRAAMALITSLVISLLFGKRIIEFIRRKQIGETIRELGLEGQTQKKGTPTMGGLIIIAAIIIPTLLFAKIHNVYIVLMLITTVWLGAIGFLDDYIKVFKKDKEGLKGKFKIIGQIGIGLIVGCVLYFHPDVVVKERVVSTSKDVFNISTDPNKSVRTPKYADAPIKTLKTTIPFSKNNELDYGKFISWACDDCLKYGWLIFIPMVILIVTAVSNGANITDGIDGLAAGTSAIIGTVLGILAYVSGNTVFADYLNIMYIPNSGELVVFIAAFVGGCIGFLWYNSFPAQVFMGDTGSLAIGGIIAVYAIAIRKELLIPILCGVFLVENISVILQVYYFKYQKKRRGLEFAQANRLFKMAPLHHHYQKVGFHESKIVMRFFIVGIALAVLTFVTLKLR, encoded by the coding sequence ATGTTGTATTATTTGTTTAATTACCTCGACAGAACCATAGACTTTCCCGGTGCCGGTGTGTTTAATTACATCTCGTTTCGTGCGGCCATGGCATTGATTACTTCGCTGGTAATTTCTTTGTTGTTTGGTAAACGCATTATAGAATTTATACGCCGTAAACAAATCGGCGAAACTATCCGTGAATTGGGATTAGAAGGTCAGACACAAAAAAAAGGTACCCCTACAATGGGAGGTTTAATAATTATTGCAGCGATTATCATTCCCACCTTGTTGTTTGCGAAAATTCATAACGTGTACATTGTTTTAATGTTGATTACAACTGTTTGGCTTGGAGCTATAGGTTTTCTGGATGATTATATCAAAGTATTTAAAAAAGACAAAGAAGGATTAAAAGGAAAATTTAAAATTATTGGCCAGATTGGCATTGGTTTGATTGTTGGCTGCGTGCTCTATTTTCATCCGGATGTAGTGGTTAAAGAAAGAGTTGTTTCTACTTCAAAAGATGTTTTTAATATTTCCACAGATCCTAACAAAAGTGTTAGAACACCTAAATACGCCGATGCTCCCATTAAAACGCTTAAGACAACAATTCCTTTTTCAAAAAACAATGAACTGGATTATGGAAAGTTTATTTCGTGGGCCTGCGATGATTGTTTAAAATACGGCTGGTTGATTTTTATCCCCATGGTAATCCTTATTGTGACGGCAGTTTCAAATGGTGCGAATATTACGGATGGTATTGACGGGCTCGCCGCGGGAACAAGCGCTATCATTGGCACTGTTCTTGGAATTTTAGCATATGTTTCAGGTAATACGGTTTTCGCCGATTATTTAAACATTATGTATATCCCTAACTCTGGTGAGTTGGTGGTTTTTATAGCGGCCTTTGTTGGCGGGTGCATTGGCTTTCTTTGGTATAATTCTTTTCCAGCCCAGGTTTTTATGGGAGATACCGGAAGTCTTGCCATTGGCGGAATTATAGCTGTTTATGCCATCGCTATTCGTAAAGAATTGTTGATTCCGATTTTATGTGGGGTGTTTCTGGTTGAAAACATTTCAGTGATTTTACAAGTTTATTATTTTAAATATCAAAAAAAGAGACGCGGTTTAGAATTTGCACAAGCCAACAGGTTATTTAAAATGGCTCCACTTCATCACCACTATCAAAAGGTTGGTTTCCATGAGTCAAAAATTGTTATGCGGTTTTTTATTGTTGGAATTGCATTAGCTGTATTAACCTTCGTTACGCTGAAATTAAGATAG
- a CDS encoding YihA family ribosome biogenesis GTP-binding protein: MEIKKAVFKQSASSIFGCPKPTLQEYAFIGRSNVGKSSLINMLCNNKQLAKVSATPGKTQLINHFTINDSWYLVDLPGYGFAKTSKDNRSKFETIIYDYCKKRETLVCLFVLIDSRLPLQKIDFEFMTWCGETEIPFSIIYTKADKNSKAELAKNIKNIETELLKEWEEMPNTFISSAEKKSGKEDILEFIDFQINENRPPRETKKDLADEEEE, translated from the coding sequence ATGGAAATTAAGAAAGCAGTATTCAAACAAAGTGCCTCAAGTATTTTCGGATGTCCGAAGCCTACGCTGCAGGAATACGCGTTTATTGGAAGAAGTAACGTTGGAAAGTCTTCACTGATTAACATGTTGTGCAACAATAAACAATTAGCAAAGGTTTCAGCAACTCCCGGAAAAACACAGCTCATCAATCACTTTACCATTAATGATTCGTGGTATCTTGTGGATTTACCGGGATATGGTTTTGCAAAAACAAGTAAGGACAACCGTTCGAAGTTTGAAACTATCATTTACGATTATTGTAAAAAACGTGAGACCCTGGTTTGCCTTTTTGTATTGATCGATAGTCGTTTGCCTTTACAAAAAATTGATTTTGAATTTATGACCTGGTGTGGCGAAACGGAAATTCCTTTTTCGATTATCTATACAAAAGCAGATAAAAATTCAAAAGCAGAATTAGCAAAAAATATAAAGAACATTGAAACAGAACTTTTAAAAGAGTGGGAAGAAATGCCCAATACTTTTATTAGCTCTGCAGAGAAAAAATCAGGTAAAGAAGATATTCTTGAATTTATAGATTTTCAAATTAATGAGAACAGGCCGCCACGTGAAACCAAGAAGGATTTAGCGGATGAAGAAGAAGAGTAG
- a CDS encoding 16S rRNA (cytosine(1402)-N(4))-methyltransferase gives MNNPAYHTSVLLQACIDNLNIQPNGVYVDLTFGGGGHSALILKHLGEQGKLFSFDQDADAQKNALKDPRFTLIPQNFRYLKSYLRLNGITRVDGILGDFGVSSHQFDEASRGFSIRFDAELDMRMNQQNDLTAKKIVNEYGSKELIKMFKEYAEIHNAAKLVGEIMAARSEKEISTTNDLKEVIKSCTPKFEEHKYLAKVFQALRIEVNQEMEALKECLTQCVELLESGGRLVMLSYHSLEDRMVKNIIKAGNVEGVEVKDIIYGTGKKIFKNLTSKPILPSEEEIKINTRARSAKLRVAEKI, from the coding sequence ATGAATAATCCTGCGTATCACACTTCCGTTCTTTTACAAGCTTGTATTGATAATCTTAACATTCAACCGAATGGTGTGTATGTGGATTTGACTTTTGGTGGTGGCGGCCATTCAGCGCTCATCTTAAAACATCTTGGTGAGCAAGGGAAATTATTTTCTTTTGATCAGGATGCTGATGCGCAGAAAAATGCGTTGAAAGATCCGCGCTTTACATTGATCCCCCAAAACTTCAGATACCTTAAAAGTTATTTGCGTTTAAATGGAATTACCAGAGTGGATGGCATTTTAGGTGATTTCGGTGTTTCATCTCACCAGTTTGATGAGGCTTCCCGTGGTTTCTCAATTCGTTTCGATGCAGAATTGGACATGCGGATGAATCAGCAGAATGACTTGACGGCAAAAAAAATTGTCAATGAGTATGGCTCCAAAGAACTGATAAAAATGTTCAAAGAGTACGCGGAAATTCACAATGCAGCGAAATTGGTTGGCGAAATAATGGCAGCGAGAAGTGAAAAAGAAATTTCTACGACGAACGATTTAAAAGAAGTTATTAAATCCTGCACACCAAAGTTCGAAGAACATAAATATTTAGCAAAAGTATTCCAGGCTTTAAGAATAGAAGTGAACCAGGAAATGGAGGCATTAAAAGAGTGTCTGACACAATGTGTTGAATTGTTGGAGAGTGGCGGAAGACTGGTAATGCTGTCCTACCATAGTTTGGAAGATCGCATGGTGAAAAATATTATAAAGGCAGGAAATGTAGAAGGAGTAGAAGTGAAAGATATTATTTACGGAACTGGTAAAAAAATATTTAAAAATCTCACTTCAAAACCTATTCTGCCGAGTGAAGAAGAAATTAAAATTAATACAAGAGCAAGAAGTGCAAAGTTGAGAGTGGCGGAGAAAATTTAA
- the murD gene encoding UDP-N-acetylmuramoyl-L-alanine--D-glutamate ligase, whose protein sequence is MVSKRLVILGSGESGVGTAILAKQKGFDVFVSDKSLIKEKYKKQLVEENILFEEGIHTEAMILNAHEVVKSPGIPDKVDIVQKLKAKSIPVISEIEFAGRYTNATKICITGSNGKTTTTLLTYHILKKAGYNVGLGGNVGKSFAMQVARENFDYYVLELSSFQLDGMYDFTADIAVLLNITPDHLDRYEYKFENYVASKFRITQNQSKQNYFVYNHDDAVITNYITEHKINATLVPFSIKEPIDGDGAFLTTNQITLNYKPNQNPLIMTIEELALQGKHNVYNSMAAGMTARIVDVRKEIIRESLQDFQNIEHRLEFVASINGIEFINDSKATNVNSTWYALESMEKPVVWICGGQDKGNDYNELMDLVKARVKAIICLGKDNSKIINAFKGVIETIVETDNAADAVAASYKIGKKGDVVLLSPACASFDLFQNYEDRGMQFKGAVRAL, encoded by the coding sequence ATAGTGAGTAAGCGATTAGTGATACTGGGTAGCGGCGAAAGTGGTGTGGGTACAGCCATACTGGCCAAACAAAAAGGATTTGATGTTTTTGTGAGTGACAAATCATTGATAAAAGAGAAATATAAAAAACAATTAGTAGAAGAAAATATTTTGTTTGAAGAAGGAATACATACCGAAGCAATGATCTTAAACGCTCATGAGGTGGTTAAGAGTCCGGGTATTCCAGACAAAGTAGATATAGTACAAAAACTGAAGGCAAAATCGATACCGGTAATTTCTGAAATCGAATTTGCGGGACGCTACACCAATGCTACAAAAATTTGTATCACGGGTTCAAATGGCAAGACAACTACAACACTGTTGACTTATCACATATTAAAAAAAGCGGGATACAATGTTGGCCTGGGAGGCAATGTGGGAAAGAGTTTTGCCATGCAGGTAGCACGCGAAAATTTCGATTACTATGTTTTGGAATTAAGCAGCTTTCAGCTAGATGGCATGTATGATTTTACTGCAGACATAGCTGTTCTTTTAAATATTACCCCAGATCATTTAGACCGTTACGAATACAAATTTGAAAATTACGTTGCCTCCAAATTCAGAATAACACAAAACCAAAGCAAACAAAATTATTTTGTGTATAACCACGATGATGCGGTCATAACCAACTACATCACTGAACACAAGATAAACGCAACTCTAGTGCCTTTCAGCATCAAAGAACCAATTGATGGTGACGGCGCTTTTTTAACCACAAACCAAATAACCCTTAATTATAAACCAAACCAAAACCCCTTAATTATGACAATTGAAGAATTAGCATTGCAAGGTAAACACAACGTTTACAACAGCATGGCAGCAGGAATGACTGCCAGAATCGTGGATGTCCGCAAGGAAATTATCCGCGAAAGTTTACAGGATTTTCAAAATATCGAACACCGTTTGGAATTTGTTGCCTCTATAAACGGTATCGAATTTATTAATGATTCGAAAGCGACTAACGTTAACTCTACCTGGTACGCTCTCGAAAGTATGGAGAAGCCGGTGGTATGGATCTGCGGTGGCCAGGATAAAGGCAATGACTACAACGAATTGATGGACCTTGTAAAGGCTCGTGTAAAAGCAATTATTTGTCTTGGAAAAGACAATAGCAAAATTATTAATGCTTTTAAAGGAGTTATCGAAACTATTGTAGAGACTGATAATGCAGCTGATGCAGTAGCGGCTTCCTACAAAATTGGTAAAAAAGGGGATGTCGTTTTATTATCTCCGGCCTGCGCTAGTTTTGATTTGTTTCAAAATTACGAAGATAGAGGTATGCAATTTAAAGGAGCAGTAAGAGCGCTTTAA
- a CDS encoding UDP-N-acetylmuramoyl-L-alanyl-D-glutamate--2,6-diaminopimelate ligase, with product MKLLSEILYKVRLEEVLGSTHMAISSVVSDSRKVKKGCLFVASRGAAVDGHQFIQKAIEAGAIGIVCEVMPKEKNDGVTYIKVTDSTYSLGIIACNYYDNPSEKLKLVGVTGTNGKTTTATLLFNLFRSLGYSVGLLSTVQNKINSTVIPSTHTTPDALSLNELLSNMVEQSCEFVFIEVSSHAVVQNRIAGLVFAGGVFTNITHDHLDYHKTFDEYIKAKKGFFDMLPASAFALVNRDDKNGLIMLQNTRANKNTYALRTVADFKCRIIENHLAGLFLNIDNQEIWVKLIGTFNAYNVLAVYATAILLKQDKTNILTALSNLNSVEGRFQYVKSPNGIIGIVDYAHTPDALKNVLETIKDIRTGNESVITLVGCGGDRDSAKRPVMAAIACEYSDKVVLTSDNPRSEDPEKILDQMQKGINPVDVKKTLRITDRKEAIRTACQFSKKGDIILIAGKGHEKYQEIKGVKYDFDDLEILKETIKNLGI from the coding sequence ATGAAATTACTCAGCGAAATATTATACAAAGTCAGGCTTGAAGAAGTCCTGGGCTCCACGCACATGGCTATTTCGTCGGTTGTATCTGATTCCCGCAAAGTAAAGAAGGGTTGTCTTTTCGTAGCTTCGAGAGGAGCAGCTGTGGACGGCCACCAGTTTATACAAAAAGCAATTGAAGCGGGTGCCATTGGTATTGTTTGTGAGGTGATGCCTAAAGAAAAAAATGACGGTGTTACTTATATTAAAGTTACAGACTCCACTTACTCTTTAGGTATAATAGCCTGTAATTATTATGATAACCCATCAGAGAAATTAAAATTGGTTGGTGTAACGGGTACAAACGGTAAGACAACAACCGCTACACTTCTTTTTAATTTATTCAGATCTTTAGGATATTCTGTTGGATTACTCTCTACCGTTCAAAATAAAATAAATAGTACAGTAATTCCATCAACGCATACAACACCTGATGCACTAAGTCTGAACGAACTTTTAAGCAACATGGTAGAGCAGAGCTGTGAGTTTGTGTTTATCGAAGTAAGTTCTCATGCTGTAGTGCAGAATCGTATTGCTGGACTGGTTTTTGCGGGTGGAGTATTTACAAATATTACACATGACCATTTAGATTATCACAAAACATTTGACGAATACATCAAGGCAAAAAAAGGATTTTTCGATATGTTGCCTGCTTCGGCTTTCGCGCTTGTAAATCGGGATGATAAAAATGGCCTGATCATGCTTCAGAATACGAGAGCAAATAAAAATACTTATGCTTTAAGAACTGTTGCCGATTTTAAATGTAGAATTATTGAAAATCATCTTGCGGGTTTGTTCCTGAATATTGATAATCAGGAAATCTGGGTAAAACTGATCGGAACATTTAACGCTTACAATGTTCTGGCAGTGTATGCTACAGCGATTCTTTTAAAACAAGACAAAACCAATATTCTTACCGCATTAAGTAATCTGAATTCTGTAGAAGGACGTTTTCAATACGTGAAATCTCCCAACGGCATTATAGGGATTGTAGATTACGCTCATACACCGGATGCTTTAAAAAATGTGTTAGAAACCATAAAAGATATTCGTACGGGAAATGAAAGCGTTATAACACTGGTGGGTTGCGGTGGCGACAGAGACTCCGCCAAGCGTCCCGTGATGGCTGCAATAGCATGTGAGTACAGTGATAAAGTTGTGTTAACCTCTGATAATCCGCGCAGTGAAGATCCTGAAAAAATTCTAGATCAGATGCAAAAAGGGATCAATCCCGTTGACGTAAAAAAAACATTACGTATTACAGATAGAAAGGAAGCAATTAGAACAGCTTGTCAGTTTAGCAAAAAGGGAGATATCATTTTGATTGCTGGAAAAGGCCACGAGAAGTACCAGGAGATCAAAGGTGTGAAATATGATTTTGACGATTTAGAAATATTAAAAGAAACCATTAAAAACCTCGGCATATAA